A single genomic interval of Malania oleifera isolate guangnan ecotype guangnan chromosome 13, ASM2987363v1, whole genome shotgun sequence harbors:
- the LOC131145806 gene encoding lichenase-like — protein sequence MAPLWIALALLAMHSLPPTTSVNIGLCYGSRSNKSNHVPVQTAVDALKKYDVQDVRLYDYDPEFLSASRNASYSVLVSVPNEELPFLASSKANATAWFNKNLKPFIDTVLFSYIAVGNEAFSTYYVDSIRPAMDNLQSLLTANGLTGVRVSTLVSKAVFQDWDTPPSNVTFRKSILKQITEVVAFLEKYSSPLLLNVFPHQFVDYQPNPQEYIYLALFTSNVTLSDGNLQYYNLLDYIVDGFRWAMKKVGSTTLDVVVAQTGWPRKNAPAVAGTYNKNFVQHVQSLKGTPMKPNTYLQGYIFEMYNNIEAEDTYDYYGVFNRDNTLINPIF from the coding sequence ATGGCGCCGCTTTGGATTGCGCTTGCTCTACTGGCCATGCACAGCCTACCACCCACCACTTCAGTAAACATAGGTCTTTGTTATGGTTCTAGGTCAAACAAATCGAACCACGTCCCCGTGCAGACTGCCGTCGACGCTTTAAAAAAGTACGACGTCCAGGATGTGCGCCTCTACGACTACGATCCTGAGTTTCTAAGTGCCTCCAGAAATGCAAGTTATTCAGTTCTCGTTAGCGTCCCCAACGAAGAGCTCCCCTTCCTGGCTTCCAGCAAAGCCAACGCCACCGCTTGGTTCAACAAAAACCTGAAACCCTTCATCGACACCGTCCTCTTCTCCTACATCGCCGTCGGCAACGAAGCCTTCTCCACCTATTATGTGGACTCAATTCGACCCGCCATGGATAACCTCCAAAGCCTCCTCACAGCCAACGGCCTCACCGGCGTTCGTGTGAGCACATTGGTGTCCAAAGCGGTCTTTCAGGATTGGGACACGCCCCCTTCCAACGTCACCTTTAGAAAATCCATCTTGAAGCAAATAACTGAGGTCGTCGCCTTTTTGGAGAAGTACAGTTCGCCGCTGTTGCTCAACGTGTTCCCACACCAGTTCGTCGATTACCAGCCAAATCCTCAGGAGTACATATACTTGGCACTGTTCACGTCGAACGTGACGCTAAGTGATGGGAACCTTCAATACTACAACTTGTTGGATTACATCGTGGACGGTTTCAGGTGGGCGATGAAGAAGGTGGGGTCGACGACATTGGACGTGGTGGTTGCACAGACGGGGTGGCCGAGGAAAAATGCGCCGGCCGTAGCGGGGACGTACAACAAGAATTTCGTTCAGCATGTGCAGTCGTTGAAAGGGACGCCAATGAAGCCGAACACCTATTTACAGGGGTATATTTTTGAGATGTACAACAATATTGAAGCTGAGGATACTTATGATTATTATGGGGTGTTCAATCGCGACAATACGCTCATTAACCCTATATTCTGA